One genomic segment of Fervidobacterium pennivorans includes these proteins:
- the serS gene encoding serine--tRNA ligase: MIDLKLLRKNPELFYEALRKRNYSTEILDKIVELDKEWRNYVNIVNNLKAKRNELSKMVAKLKAEGKNEEANEIIAESKKLGDEIAQYEAKEKELEDQMYNLALYIPNVPHESVPVGKDETENVEVRRWGEPRKFDFEPKAHWDLGPELGMLDFDRGAKLSGSRFTVMFGEIARLERALAQFMLDTHTQNGYIEVNVPHLVKRETITATGQLPKFAEELYTCERDDLFLIPTAEVSLAALHIDEILEETQLPIKYTAFTPCYRREAGSYGKDVRGLIRQHQFEKVELVWYTTPERSFEDLEQLTRDAEKILQLLGLPYRVVALCTGDLGFAAAKTYDIEVWLPSYNAYKEISSCSNDTDFQARRGNMRYRTKNGKLNYVHTLNGSGLAIGRTLVAIMENYQNPDGTITVPEVLRPYMKTDVIKPMK, encoded by the coding sequence ATGATAGATCTCAAATTACTGAGAAAGAACCCAGAGTTATTCTATGAAGCACTGAGAAAAAGGAATTATTCTACTGAAATCCTTGACAAAATCGTGGAGCTGGACAAGGAATGGAGAAATTATGTCAATATTGTCAACAACCTAAAAGCAAAAAGAAATGAGCTTTCCAAAATGGTTGCAAAATTGAAAGCAGAGGGTAAGAACGAAGAAGCGAATGAAATAATCGCCGAAAGCAAGAAATTGGGTGATGAAATCGCTCAATACGAGGCAAAAGAAAAAGAGTTGGAAGACCAGATGTACAACTTGGCGCTTTACATACCGAACGTTCCACACGAAAGTGTGCCTGTTGGGAAGGACGAAACTGAGAATGTCGAGGTTCGAAGATGGGGAGAACCGAGAAAGTTCGATTTCGAACCTAAAGCCCACTGGGACCTCGGTCCTGAACTTGGTATGCTTGATTTTGACAGGGGTGCTAAGTTAAGTGGTTCGAGGTTTACCGTGATGTTTGGAGAAATCGCTAGACTTGAACGTGCTCTCGCTCAATTCATGCTTGATACTCACACACAGAACGGATATATAGAAGTCAATGTTCCGCATTTAGTTAAAAGGGAAACAATTACTGCGACAGGCCAGCTTCCGAAATTTGCGGAAGAACTTTACACATGTGAAAGAGATGATTTATTCCTTATCCCGACTGCGGAAGTTTCACTTGCCGCATTGCATATAGATGAGATTCTTGAAGAAACTCAACTTCCGATAAAGTACACAGCGTTCACTCCATGTTATAGACGAGAGGCGGGAAGTTACGGTAAAGATGTGCGAGGATTAATAAGACAACACCAATTTGAAAAGGTTGAACTTGTTTGGTACACAACACCCGAACGGTCTTTCGAAGACCTGGAACAACTAACCCGCGATGCGGAAAAGATTCTCCAACTTCTTGGGTTACCTTACAGGGTTGTAGCGCTCTGCACAGGTGACCTTGGTTTTGCAGCTGCGAAAACGTATGATATAGAAGTCTGGTTGCCATCTTACAATGCGTATAAAGAAATTTCATCTTGTAGCAACGATACCGATTTCCAAGCAAGAAGAGGTAATATGCGCTATAGAACGAAAAACGGAAAGCTCAATTACGTCCATACACTTAATGGCTCAGGTCTTGCGATAGGAAGAACACTTGTCGCTATTATGGAAAACTATCAAAATCCTGATGGTACAATAACTGTGCCTGAAGTGCTTAGACCTTACATGAAAACTGATGTCATAAAACCAATGAAGTAA
- the dxs gene encoding 1-deoxy-D-xylulose-5-phosphate synthase: MRDFNTLFGEDRALIEKIRKMNYEELHSFAQEIRKYIIDVTSVNGGHLASNLGTVELTLALYRVFAPYEDYVIWDTGHQTYTHKLLTGRWDAFKTLRTFGGLSGFTNVFEAKVDRFGAGHVGTSIAAALGIEKALKLQNRKANVVVVIGDGALTSGQALEALNQVKAQDSKIKIILNSNGMSISKNVGGLSQLLETLRTSKIYITVKEKLKKGLNEAVEFELKKIREALKVALIGEDFFESIGLKHFGPVDGHDLRSLEEALKQVKDYPYPTVLTVFTIKGKGYYFSEQNPTKFHGVDKFDPDSGFFEKPEGTYSYSEVFGTTLTKIASQDDRIVALTAAMPDGTGLSKFAKQFPQRFVDLGITEQSVVTYAGGLATMGFKPVVAIYSTFLQRAYDQIIHDIALQNLDVLFAIDRAGLVGTDGPTHHGVFDIAYLRPIPNMKILTPLDGQDLAVMLWTVLKERDKYRGPIAIRYPRDVEFGNLEEICGKIETVEPFKWQLLVEGKEAALLAVGVLAKKYLDIAKANRWTLIGVRSVKPIDEEMLEKVFETHKYVFTIEEGAVLGGFGESVAAKYLRDYADKYDCKVEVVGIRDEFIPHGTRDELIKYVGLDSNNIEQMIKKYVMKGVRL; this comes from the coding sequence ATGCGTGATTTCAACACACTCTTCGGTGAGGATAGAGCTTTGATAGAAAAAATTAGAAAGATGAATTACGAAGAGCTTCATTCATTTGCTCAAGAGATTAGAAAATACATCATTGATGTGACCTCCGTCAACGGAGGTCACTTGGCTTCCAATTTAGGAACCGTCGAATTAACCCTCGCGCTTTATAGAGTCTTCGCCCCCTATGAAGATTACGTAATCTGGGATACAGGCCATCAAACCTACACTCACAAATTATTGACAGGTAGATGGGATGCTTTTAAAACGCTTCGGACCTTTGGCGGACTATCAGGATTTACGAACGTGTTTGAAGCGAAGGTGGATAGATTCGGTGCAGGGCATGTTGGAACCTCGATAGCAGCTGCATTAGGTATAGAAAAAGCATTAAAGTTGCAGAACAGAAAGGCTAACGTTGTAGTGGTCATAGGTGATGGTGCACTAACAAGTGGACAAGCTTTAGAAGCACTCAACCAAGTTAAAGCGCAGGATTCTAAGATAAAGATAATACTTAACAGCAATGGGATGAGCATTTCTAAAAATGTCGGCGGACTATCCCAACTACTTGAGACTCTCAGAACGAGCAAGATTTATATAACAGTAAAAGAGAAACTGAAAAAAGGGCTCAACGAAGCTGTTGAGTTTGAATTGAAAAAGATTAGAGAGGCCTTAAAAGTTGCACTCATAGGTGAGGACTTCTTTGAGTCTATAGGTTTAAAGCATTTTGGACCTGTTGATGGACATGACCTGAGGTCTTTAGAAGAAGCTCTAAAACAAGTTAAAGACTATCCATATCCAACGGTACTCACTGTGTTTACGATAAAGGGTAAAGGTTATTATTTCTCCGAGCAGAATCCTACAAAGTTTCATGGTGTGGATAAATTTGATCCAGATTCAGGCTTTTTTGAGAAGCCTGAGGGAACTTATTCCTACAGCGAAGTCTTTGGAACAACATTGACAAAAATTGCTTCGCAGGATGATAGAATTGTTGCATTAACTGCCGCAATGCCTGATGGAACAGGCCTTAGTAAATTCGCAAAGCAATTTCCACAAAGATTTGTTGACCTGGGTATAACCGAACAATCTGTGGTCACCTATGCTGGTGGCTTGGCAACTATGGGCTTCAAACCTGTGGTAGCAATATATTCTACATTCTTGCAAAGAGCCTACGACCAGATAATCCACGACATCGCACTCCAGAATTTGGATGTGCTATTCGCCATCGACAGGGCAGGCTTAGTGGGAACAGATGGTCCAACACACCATGGAGTGTTTGATATAGCCTATCTTAGACCCATACCAAATATGAAGATATTAACACCGCTTGATGGTCAAGACCTTGCTGTTATGTTGTGGACGGTCCTGAAGGAAAGGGATAAGTACAGAGGTCCCATTGCCATAAGATACCCACGGGATGTGGAATTTGGCAATTTGGAGGAAATTTGTGGTAAAATAGAAACCGTAGAGCCTTTTAAATGGCAGTTACTTGTGGAAGGAAAGGAAGCAGCTTTATTAGCGGTCGGCGTGCTTGCAAAGAAATACTTGGATATTGCGAAAGCAAACCGTTGGACTTTGATTGGAGTAAGAAGTGTAAAACCAATAGATGAAGAGATGCTTGAAAAAGTATTCGAAACTCATAAATACGTTTTTACTATAGAAGAAGGTGCGGTGCTTGGTGGATTTGGAGAGAGTGTTGCTGCGAAATACCTAAGAGATTATGCGGACAAATACGACTGCAAAGTAGAGGTTGTTGGTATACGGGACGAATTTATACCGCATGGCACAAGGGATGAACTTATAAAGTACGTCGGACTTGACAGCAACAATATTGAGCAAATGATTAAAAAATACGTTATGAAAGGAGTGAGGTTATGA
- a CDS encoding Asp23/Gls24 family envelope stress response protein, which produces MKFQTEYGEVEITVNAIRKLVYLAVLETYGPISIGSDNWFSRWFSSEEGKIKVEEDEYGHLKIDIFVEVEFGTKVTEVGKNIEENVVHKLRAFANCENPEVNVHIIGVR; this is translated from the coding sequence ATGAAGTTTCAAACAGAATACGGTGAGGTTGAAATTACCGTTAACGCTATAAGAAAGCTTGTTTATCTTGCAGTCCTTGAAACTTATGGACCTATAAGCATAGGTTCCGACAATTGGTTTTCAAGATGGTTTTCCTCCGAGGAAGGTAAGATAAAGGTTGAAGAGGACGAATACGGACATTTAAAAATTGATATATTCGTTGAAGTAGAATTCGGTACAAAGGTCACAGAAGTTGGCAAGAATATAGAAGAGAACGTTGTCCACAAACTCCGCGCATTCGCGAACTGTGAAAATCCAGAAGTAAACGTGCACATTATTGGTGTGCGCTGA
- a CDS encoding DAK2 domain-containing protein yields MTTINGSDMKGIFMKGAENLLAHRDEINALNVFPVPDGDTGSNMSSTMLEACKYLENLTDEKLSKVLDAIKRGTLMGARGNSGVILSQIFRGFCDTLSKKSKLTVADFVKGIKGAKETSYKAVLRPVEGTILTVIRVLDEHSKELSNLESFEALFEKMEEIALDTVKKTPSLLPKLKEANVVDAGAKGLYYIIQGFKMYALGDTSINLEGVETRPSEEITIAYEELTYQYCTELIVRAKRPITNGTQKQLENYLNTIGDSVVFFVQDDIIKLHVHTNNPGQVIEEFLKHGELLKVKIDNMKEQHEHVVGEAYAKKERKKIAYVAVSPGEGISKVLKDLGVDEIISGGQSMNPSMADILDAIRRANAENVIVFPNNSNIILAAEQAAKTAEQEGIKVYVVKTTNVQQSISAMIYRVGEEIEEIITSIEETIRKTIAISITVAVRDSKYAGEKIKKDEYLGFLNKELVAHHKNLVNVLDKIYQRCKLEEHEILTVFVGSSATPIEQSIVEKYTKKKYPNVQIEFIEGGQPHYPFLMMVE; encoded by the coding sequence CTGACCACAATAAATGGTTCAGATATGAAAGGCATCTTCATGAAAGGTGCCGAGAATTTGCTTGCCCATAGGGATGAGATAAATGCACTGAATGTTTTCCCTGTTCCTGACGGGGATACAGGTTCGAATATGAGTTCTACAATGCTCGAAGCGTGTAAGTACCTTGAAAACCTTACTGATGAAAAACTAAGCAAAGTCCTTGATGCCATAAAACGAGGCACTCTGATGGGGGCAAGGGGGAATTCTGGAGTTATCCTCTCCCAAATATTCAGAGGCTTTTGTGATACACTTTCGAAAAAAAGCAAGCTCACAGTTGCAGACTTTGTAAAGGGCATAAAAGGGGCTAAAGAGACCTCTTACAAGGCGGTTTTAAGACCTGTTGAGGGGACGATTTTGACAGTAATTCGCGTACTGGACGAACATTCCAAAGAACTTTCCAACCTCGAAAGCTTTGAAGCGCTCTTCGAGAAGATGGAAGAGATTGCACTTGATACTGTGAAAAAAACTCCATCATTGTTGCCAAAACTAAAAGAGGCGAATGTTGTTGATGCTGGCGCGAAAGGTCTATATTACATCATTCAGGGATTCAAAATGTACGCCTTGGGTGATACATCAATAAACCTGGAAGGTGTTGAGACAAGACCTTCCGAAGAAATAACCATAGCATACGAAGAACTAACCTATCAATATTGTACAGAACTCATCGTCAGAGCCAAAAGACCAATAACTAACGGTACGCAAAAGCAATTGGAAAATTACCTAAATACAATAGGTGATTCCGTTGTCTTCTTTGTACAGGATGATATCATCAAACTCCACGTTCATACAAACAATCCAGGTCAAGTTATTGAAGAGTTCCTGAAGCACGGTGAGCTACTAAAGGTTAAAATCGACAACATGAAAGAACAGCATGAACACGTTGTTGGAGAAGCTTACGCAAAAAAGGAAAGAAAAAAGATAGCCTACGTTGCCGTCTCACCCGGTGAAGGGATTTCCAAAGTGCTTAAAGACCTCGGGGTTGACGAAATCATCTCTGGTGGGCAGTCGATGAATCCAAGCATGGCTGATATACTTGATGCTATAAGACGTGCCAATGCAGAGAACGTAATTGTCTTTCCAAACAATTCGAACATAATATTGGCAGCAGAACAAGCAGCAAAAACTGCGGAACAAGAAGGAATAAAGGTTTACGTTGTAAAAACAACCAACGTTCAACAGAGCATTTCAGCAATGATTTACAGGGTAGGAGAAGAAATTGAGGAAATAATAACCAGCATAGAGGAGACAATAAGAAAGACAATAGCTATATCAATTACGGTTGCCGTAAGAGATTCAAAATACGCAGGTGAAAAGATTAAGAAGGATGAATACTTAGGTTTTTTGAACAAAGAACTTGTTGCACACCACAAGAATTTGGTTAATGTGCTTGATAAGATTTACCAAAGATGCAAACTCGAGGAACACGAGATTCTTACAGTATTCGTTGGCTCAAGCGCAACCCCTATTGAGCAAAGTATTGTTGAAAAATACACCAAAAAGAAATACCCGAACGTGCAGATAGAATTCATCGAAGGAGGTCAGCCACACTACCCGTTCCTTATGATGGTCGAGTAA
- a CDS encoding SoxR reducing system RseC family protein, translating to MRELMTVKSVDEHYVYLSLNVDKVACASCGLSGSCSIQNESSKKGVFKIDKRSVRQDLLPLVPGDLVVVDFKYNPAILSLIVYGIPLAGFILGTLIGYLLKFSDIVSFILALALTGGGAFLTRIYDRKYKIEIIDVRRNTVTINTGQLS from the coding sequence ATGAGGGAATTAATGACAGTTAAAAGTGTCGATGAGCATTATGTATATCTTTCTTTAAACGTTGACAAAGTAGCATGTGCTTCATGTGGGTTATCAGGTTCTTGCTCAATACAAAACGAGAGCTCTAAGAAGGGAGTTTTCAAGATAGATAAAAGGAGTGTGAGGCAAGACTTGCTTCCTCTCGTGCCAGGTGATTTGGTGGTTGTTGATTTCAAATACAACCCAGCAATTCTATCGCTAATTGTTTACGGTATACCTTTAGCAGGCTTTATTCTTGGAACCCTTATTGGTTACCTATTAAAATTTTCGGACATTGTTTCTTTCATACTTGCGTTGGCTCTTACCGGGGGAGGAGCATTTTTGACAAGAATTTACGACAGAAAATACAAAATAGAGATAATAGATGTTAGAAGAAACACGGTCACGATAAACACAGGACAACTTTCATAG
- a CDS encoding alpha/beta hydrolase: MVYHFKKGTGNNGWIVIIHGLGEHIGRYEKLINMLVENNFGVIGFDLPGHGKSSGKRGHTSIEEVIDLIDEITKTVNSFILFGHSLGGLIAVRYTEERPNKVSKLVVSSPALQLEPKPSQIMMLKMFSVLAPSLTVKNGINPDLLSRNKDAVHRYVTDPLVHDKISIKLGKSMLQNVQLAHERAPRIKCPVVVLIGTEDKVTPPQGARKFYEELDTQKVIEEFEGGYHELFEDPEHGEEFHNRILYYIKDWV; this comes from the coding sequence ATGGTATACCACTTCAAAAAAGGAACCGGTAATAACGGTTGGATTGTTATAATACATGGCCTTGGCGAGCACATAGGTAGGTATGAGAAACTCATTAACATGCTTGTGGAAAACAATTTCGGTGTCATCGGATTTGATTTACCTGGTCATGGTAAAAGCTCCGGTAAACGTGGGCATACATCTATTGAAGAAGTCATAGACTTAATCGATGAAATCACAAAAACAGTTAACTCCTTTATCCTTTTTGGGCACAGTTTGGGTGGGCTCATCGCTGTACGTTACACAGAAGAACGACCAAACAAAGTTTCCAAACTTGTTGTATCGTCTCCTGCACTACAGCTTGAACCGAAACCAAGCCAGATAATGATGCTAAAAATGTTCTCTGTTTTAGCGCCTTCGTTAACTGTGAAGAATGGTATAAACCCGGACCTTTTATCGAGAAATAAAGATGCAGTTCATAGATATGTTACAGATCCGCTTGTTCATGACAAAATCTCGATTAAGCTTGGCAAAAGTATGTTGCAAAATGTCCAATTAGCGCATGAGAGAGCTCCGAGAATCAAATGTCCCGTAGTCGTTCTAATAGGTACAGAAGACAAAGTAACGCCTCCTCAAGGAGCACGTAAATTTTACGAAGAGCTTGATACACAAAAGGTAATTGAAGAGTTTGAAGGTGGTTACCACGAACTTTTTGAAGACCCAGAACATGGCGAGGAATTCCATAACAGAATCCTATATTACATAAAAGATTGGGTATAA
- the fliW gene encoding flagellar assembly protein FliW, whose amino-acid sequence MGVYKTRFGELEIKDNEIITFPNGIPGFEELRKFAILNIPETRPIQWLVSLEDKNVSFPLIDPWLVLETYEVDLSKQDLDILQVEDPSDIVVWSIVTIPVGKPELATVNLKAPVVVNIKNGIGIQVILEKYELKHPIVSEKEPESQSDDRKSKEESGA is encoded by the coding sequence ATGGGAGTTTACAAAACAAGGTTCGGTGAGCTGGAAATAAAAGATAACGAAATCATAACCTTTCCAAATGGAATACCAGGTTTTGAGGAACTCAGAAAATTTGCCATTTTGAATATCCCAGAAACACGACCAATTCAATGGCTTGTCAGTTTAGAGGATAAGAACGTATCTTTCCCGCTCATAGACCCTTGGTTGGTTTTGGAGACATACGAGGTAGATCTATCAAAACAAGACTTAGATATTTTACAGGTTGAAGACCCTTCGGACATAGTTGTGTGGAGTATAGTTACTATCCCTGTCGGTAAACCGGAGTTAGCGACGGTAAACTTAAAAGCTCCAGTTGTGGTGAACATAAAAAATGGAATAGGCATTCAGGTTATACTTGAAAAGTATGAACTAAAACATCCCATAGTTTCCGAAAAAGAGCCAGAGAGTCAATCTGATGATAGAAAAAGTAAAGAAGAGAGTGGTGCTTGA
- the csrA gene encoding carbon storage regulator CsrA: MLVLSRRVGESIIIGDNIQVKVLKIDGNAVKIGIIAPTDVRIYREEVYKTVAQSNKMATDSASQIETVKKLKEVIGGDKDR, translated from the coding sequence ATGCTTGTGCTATCAAGGAGAGTTGGAGAGAGTATAATAATCGGTGATAATATACAAGTGAAAGTGCTGAAAATAGATGGTAATGCTGTTAAAATAGGCATAATCGCACCAACTGATGTAAGGATTTACCGAGAAGAGGTCTACAAAACGGTAGCTCAAAGCAACAAAATGGCTACTGATTCTGCTTCACAAATAGAAACGGTAAAGAAGCTAAAGGAGGTTATCGGCGGTGATAAAGATAGATGA
- the gatC gene encoding Asp-tRNA(Asn)/Glu-tRNA(Gln) amidotransferase subunit GatC, protein MIKIDDKLIDHLSKLARLTFEETERLKSDLQKIIDYFEILSEVDTEGIEPMYTPIEEPCKLRESEPKSHENVEGIIENFPEKEGRFIKVPSIYG, encoded by the coding sequence GTGATAAAGATAGATGATAAACTTATTGACCATCTTTCTAAGCTTGCACGTTTAACGTTTGAAGAGACGGAGAGACTAAAATCTGACCTTCAGAAAATCATTGACTATTTTGAAATACTTTCCGAAGTTGACACCGAAGGTATCGAACCGATGTACACACCTATAGAGGAACCATGCAAGCTTAGAGAGTCGGAGCCAAAATCACATGAGAATGTTGAAGGTATTATTGAAAACTTTCCTGAAAAGGAAGGCCGATTCATCAAAGTTCCAAGTATCTACGGTTGA
- a CDS encoding YraN family protein: protein MRMLKVLLKTFLKRKADSSKFQVSTVDVLTNWKKAEDLAAEYLRRNGYKILERNYHTPFGEIDIIAKHGKTYVFVEVKSGTGIRINPSERVDVKKYERINRSAEYYLRSKRYSKARIDVIEIVSNEKLEIRHYKNIGWDFI from the coding sequence ATGAGAATGTTGAAGGTATTATTGAAAACTTTCCTGAAAAGGAAGGCCGATTCATCAAAGTTCCAAGTATCTACGGTTGATGTACTAACGAACTGGAAAAAGGCGGAAGATCTCGCCGCCGAATACCTAAGACGCAACGGCTATAAGATACTTGAAAGAAACTATCACACACCGTTTGGTGAGATAGACATAATTGCAAAGCACGGTAAAACTTACGTGTTTGTTGAAGTAAAATCTGGTACAGGTATTCGAATAAACCCTTCCGAGCGTGTTGATGTGAAGAAGTACGAAAGAATAAACCGCAGTGCGGAATATTATCTGAGAAGTAAGCGGTATTCAAAAGCCCGGATAGATGTTATTGAGATTGTAAGCAACGAGAAATTAGAAATAAGACACTACAAGAACATAGGGTGGGATTTTATATGA
- the smpB gene encoding SsrA-binding protein SmpB: MKIIATNKKAYTDYIIDETYEAGIVLVGTEVKSLREHGASFKDSFCRIKDGEIYLLNLHIPPYRFGNIYNHDPERPRKLLLHRKQIDRIWGKIRQEGYTVVPTKIYFNDRGIVKVEIAVAKGKKGHDKREEIKKKEIDRRIKEYLKR; this comes from the coding sequence ATGAAGATAATAGCAACCAATAAAAAAGCATACACAGATTACATTATAGATGAAACATATGAAGCTGGCATTGTGCTTGTTGGAACAGAAGTAAAGTCTTTGAGGGAACATGGTGCAAGTTTCAAAGATTCATTTTGCAGGATAAAAGACGGAGAGATATATTTGTTGAATTTACATATACCACCGTATCGTTTTGGAAATATCTACAACCATGATCCTGAAAGACCCAGGAAATTGCTCTTACATAGGAAGCAGATAGACAGAATCTGGGGAAAAATTAGACAAGAAGGATACACGGTGGTTCCGACAAAAATCTATTTCAACGACAGAGGAATAGTCAAAGTAGAAATTGCGGTTGCAAAAGGTAAGAAGGGTCATGACAAACGTGAGGAAATCAAAAAGAAAGAAATTGACAGGAGAATAAAAGAATATTTGAAAAGATAA
- the deoC gene encoding deoxyribose-phosphate aldolase: MDVRKAVIEKLEEFKENYKPETVEINLKNISLNEYIDHTNLKPTATTAEIETLCKEALDYKFKGVCVNPSFVPLVAQRLKDSQVLTVTVIGFPLGATSTYAKVEETKWAVENGAQEVDMVIHIGKLKEGDYEYVYNDIKSVVEVAKVPVKVIIETCFLTDEEKIAACILSRLAGAAFVKTSTGFGTGGAKFEDVQLMRWAVEGKIEVKASGGVRTYEDAIKMLTAGATRIGTSSGVAIVTNKVPGQGGY; this comes from the coding sequence ATGGATGTAAGAAAGGCTGTTATTGAAAAGCTGGAAGAATTCAAAGAAAATTACAAACCAGAAACCGTTGAGATAAATTTAAAGAACATCTCACTAAACGAGTATATCGACCACACAAATCTTAAACCTACTGCTACAACAGCAGAGATAGAAACGCTTTGTAAAGAAGCTCTTGACTACAAATTCAAAGGTGTTTGTGTTAACCCATCGTTTGTTCCTTTAGTAGCACAAAGGCTGAAAGATAGTCAAGTTCTCACAGTTACGGTTATCGGTTTTCCACTGGGAGCCACCAGCACTTACGCTAAGGTAGAGGAAACAAAATGGGCTGTTGAAAACGGAGCTCAAGAAGTAGATATGGTAATCCATATAGGTAAACTGAAAGAGGGAGATTACGAATACGTCTACAACGATATAAAGTCTGTTGTTGAGGTTGCGAAAGTTCCTGTCAAAGTCATTATCGAAACATGCTTTTTAACTGATGAAGAGAAAATTGCTGCATGCATACTCTCAAGACTTGCCGGCGCCGCTTTTGTGAAGACATCCACCGGTTTCGGGACGGGTGGTGCAAAATTTGAGGATGTCCAGCTCATGCGATGGGCAGTTGAGGGGAAAATCGAAGTCAAAGCATCTGGTGGAGTACGCACATACGAAGATGCAATAAAAATGCTTACTGCAGGAGCTACAAGAATTGGAACGAGCTCAGGTGTTGCAATAGTTACAAATAAGGTTCCTGGGCAAGGAGGATATTGA
- a CDS encoding DDE-type integrase/transposase/recombinase, with the protein MNNSTLSCPKCGSTSLYKNGHDKYGNQQFLCKLCHHSFKLSHSHKRKNFSFPYPKCPSCGKSMEIYKVRRSFVVFRCRTCRTKDRVPFNLPEPVTLIPEKFKYFRFPIYFILKAFVLYMKHNMSYRSLAHSLNIKVSHVTIYKWVIKLCTLFSVLFPTFTIENVFSVHADETVLVFKEQKYYVWLLVDHETNLILCWHVSKYRDMGQVKVLLEKFFGNSKPKNIELITDGLGAYESAVKLLFRNINHVVVPLGKNNQCESKFSLLKDFFRLKRGLKNTKNLAKYIQGFCVVKNLWKTHNGNINRILSQLHSFITTS; encoded by the coding sequence ATGAACAACTCAACGCTCTCTTGTCCAAAATGCGGTTCCACCAGCTTATACAAAAACGGTCATGACAAATACGGTAACCAACAATTCCTTTGCAAACTCTGCCATCATTCTTTCAAACTCTCCCATTCTCACAAACGCAAAAACTTCTCTTTCCCTTATCCCAAATGCCCTTCTTGTGGTAAATCTATGGAAATTTACAAAGTCCGTCGCTCTTTCGTCGTCTTCCGTTGTAGAACTTGTCGTACCAAAGATAGAGTACCTTTTAACCTCCCCGAACCAGTCACCCTTATTCCTGAGAAATTTAAATATTTCCGTTTTCCTATCTACTTCATCTTAAAAGCTTTCGTTTTGTATATGAAACACAATATGTCTTATCGCTCTCTTGCTCATTCTCTTAATATCAAAGTATCTCATGTCACCATATACAAATGGGTTATTAAATTGTGTACTTTATTCTCTGTACTTTTTCCAACATTTACCATCGAAAATGTTTTCTCAGTTCATGCTGATGAAACTGTTCTTGTGTTCAAAGAACAAAAGTACTATGTTTGGCTATTAGTTGATCACGAAACTAACTTAATTCTTTGTTGGCATGTCTCAAAGTATCGTGATATGGGACAAGTCAAAGTATTGCTCGAGAAGTTCTTTGGTAATTCAAAACCTAAAAACATTGAACTTATTACTGATGGACTTGGTGCATATGAAAGTGCAGTAAAGCTGTTGTTCAGAAATATCAATCACGTAGTGGTACCGCTCGGTAAAAACAATCAATGTGAATCTAAGTTTTCATTGTTGAAAGACTTTTTCCGACTCAAGCGAGGGCTGAAGAATACGAAGAACTTAGCGAAATATATTCAAGGATTTTGTGTAGTGAAGAATCTTTGGAAAACGCACAATGGCAATATCAATCGCATTCTTTCACAATTACACTCTTTCATCACTACAAGTTAA